A part of Streptomyces sp. NBC_01210 genomic DNA contains:
- a CDS encoding excinuclease ABC subunit UvrA, producing MSMATRTDTQSPALHAADSHDLIRVHGARVNNLKDVSIEIPKRRLTVFTGVSGSGKSSLVFGTIAAESQRLINETYSAFVQGFMPTLARPEVDVLDGLTTAIIVDQQRMGADPRSTVGTATDANAMLRILFSRLGQPHIGSPQAFSFNVASISGAGAVTLERAGRTVKERRDFSITGGMCPCCEGRGTVSDIDLTQLFDDSKSIAEGAFTIPGWKSDSFWTVRTYAESGFLDPDKPISKYTKREMQDFLYREPTKVKVEGVNLTYEGLIPKIQKSFLSKDREAMQPHIRAFVDRAVTFTACPECGGTRLSEAARSSKIKKISIADACAMQISDLAEWVRGLDEPSVAPLLTALQQTLDSFVEIGLGYLSLDRPSGTLSGGEAQRVKMIRHLGSSLTDVTYVFDEPTIGLHPHDIQRMNDLLLRLRDKGNTVLVVEHKPETIAIADHIVDLGPGAGTTGGTVCFEGTVEGLRAGGTITGRHFDDRATLKETVRKPTGALEIRGASAHNLRDVDVDIPLGVLAVVTGVAGSGKSSLVHGSIPAGEGVVSIDQGAIRGSRRSNPATYTGLLDPIRKAFAKANGVKPALFSANSEGACPSCNGAGVIYTDLAMMAGVATICEECEGKRFQASVLDHHLGGRDISEVLAMSVTEAEEFFGAGEAHTPAAHKILDRLADVGLGYLSLGQPLTTLSGGERQRLKLATHMSEKGGVYVLDEPTAGLHLADVEQLLGLLDRLVDSGKSVIVVEHHQAVMAHADWIIDLGPGAGHDGGRIVFEGTPADLVAARSTLTGEHLAAYVGT from the coding sequence ATGAGCATGGCCACGAGGACGGACACGCAGTCGCCTGCGCTGCACGCTGCCGACAGCCACGACCTGATCCGCGTGCACGGCGCGCGCGTGAACAACCTCAAGGACGTCAGCATCGAGATCCCGAAGCGCCGGCTGACGGTGTTCACCGGTGTCTCCGGCTCGGGCAAGAGCTCTCTGGTGTTCGGCACCATCGCCGCGGAGTCACAGCGGCTGATCAACGAGACCTACAGCGCCTTCGTGCAGGGCTTCATGCCCACCCTGGCGCGGCCCGAGGTCGACGTACTCGATGGGCTGACGACCGCGATCATCGTCGACCAGCAGCGGATGGGCGCCGACCCCCGCTCCACGGTCGGCACCGCCACCGACGCCAACGCGATGCTGCGCATCCTGTTCAGCCGACTCGGGCAGCCGCACATCGGCTCGCCCCAGGCCTTCTCCTTCAACGTCGCCTCGATCAGTGGAGCGGGTGCGGTCACCCTGGAGCGCGCCGGACGGACCGTGAAGGAGCGTCGCGACTTCAGCATCACCGGCGGCATGTGTCCGTGCTGCGAAGGCCGGGGCACGGTCTCCGACATCGACCTCACCCAGCTCTTCGACGACTCCAAGTCGATCGCCGAGGGCGCGTTCACCATCCCCGGCTGGAAGTCGGACAGCTTCTGGACCGTGCGGACCTATGCCGAGTCGGGCTTCCTCGACCCCGACAAGCCGATCAGCAAGTACACCAAAAGAGAGATGCAGGACTTCCTCTACCGGGAGCCGACCAAGGTGAAGGTCGAGGGCGTCAACCTCACCTACGAGGGGCTGATCCCCAAGATCCAGAAGTCGTTCCTCTCCAAGGACCGGGAGGCGATGCAGCCGCACATCCGGGCGTTCGTGGACCGGGCCGTCACCTTCACCGCCTGCCCCGAGTGCGGCGGCACCCGGCTCAGTGAGGCCGCCCGGTCGTCGAAGATCAAGAAGATCAGCATCGCCGACGCCTGCGCGATGCAGATCAGCGACCTTGCCGAATGGGTCCGTGGCCTCGACGAGCCCTCGGTGGCGCCGCTGCTCACCGCGCTGCAGCAGACCCTCGACTCGTTCGTGGAGATCGGCCTCGGCTACCTCTCCCTCGACCGGCCCTCGGGCACGCTGTCGGGCGGCGAGGCACAGCGCGTCAAGATGATCCGCCACCTCGGCTCCTCGCTCACCGACGTCACCTACGTCTTCGACGAGCCCACCATCGGCCTGCACCCCCACGACATCCAGCGGATGAACGACCTGCTGCTGCGGCTGCGCGACAAGGGCAACACGGTGCTCGTGGTGGAGCACAAGCCGGAGACGATCGCGATCGCCGACCACATCGTCGACCTCGGCCCCGGCGCCGGCACCACGGGCGGCACCGTCTGCTTCGAGGGCACCGTCGAGGGACTGCGGGCAGGCGGCACCATCACCGGCCGCCACTTCGACGACCGGGCCACCCTCAAGGAGACGGTGCGCAAGCCCACCGGGGCGCTGGAGATCCGCGGCGCGTCGGCGCACAACCTGCGCGACGTCGATGTGGACATCCCGCTCGGGGTGCTCGCCGTCGTCACCGGCGTCGCCGGCTCCGGCAAGAGCTCGCTCGTGCACGGGTCGATCCCCGCCGGGGAGGGCGTGGTGTCCATCGACCAGGGCGCGATCCGCGGCTCCAGGCGGAGCAACCCGGCGACGTACACCGGACTGCTCGACCCGATCCGCAAGGCGTTCGCGAAGGCCAACGGCGTGAAACCGGCGCTGTTCAGCGCCAATTCCGAGGGTGCCTGCCCCAGCTGCAACGGCGCCGGCGTCATCTACACCGACCTGGCGATGATGGCCGGCGTCGCCACCATCTGCGAGGAGTGCGAGGGGAAGCGGTTCCAGGCATCGGTCCTGGACCACCACCTCGGCGGCCGCGACATCAGCGAGGTGCTCGCGATGTCGGTGACCGAGGCCGAGGAGTTCTTCGGCGCCGGCGAGGCACACACGCCGGCCGCACACAAGATCCTCGACCGGCTCGCCGACGTCGGGCTCGGCTACCTCAGCCTCGGCCAGCCGCTCACCACGCTGTCCGGCGGCGAGCGGCAACGGCTCAAGCTGGCCACCCATATGTCCGAGAAGGGCGGCGTCTACGTCCTCGACGAGCCGACCGCCGGCCTGCACCTCGCCGACGTCGAGCAGCTGCTCGGCCTCCTCGACCGGCTCGTCGACTCCGGCAAGTCGGTCATCGTCGTCGAACACCACCAGGCGGTCATGGCGCACGCCGACTGGATCATCGACCTCGGCCCCGGCGCCGGCCACGACGGCGGCCGGATCGTCTTCGAGGGCACACCCGCCGACCTCGTCGCCGCCCGATCCACCCTCACCGGCGAGCACCTCGCGGCCTACGTCGGCACCTGA
- a CDS encoding NADP-dependent oxidoreductase, producing MKALVATDYMPLDQITITELPTPTVEPGQVLIKVEAAALNPLDLKLITGGAKDLFPVEHPLVIGMDAAGTVAEVGEGVSGYAPGDPVLAFTGQAGAVAEYTVASPGPLLARRPAGLNSLHGAAIPESGLTAVCLVRAVRLTEGESVLVVGATGGIGMYAVQLAHALGARVIATAVADDEEYVRGLGATDTVDYKNADVVEQTLRLVPGGVDVVIDLVNSGEGLTNTARAVRPGGRLVSPLFGPDDLGRDVSPVYIGSFQAEPGDLDDLAARAADGRLKVEIGARHGFADAVQAVADFAGKHIRGKVVVTTS from the coding sequence GTGAAAGCCCTCGTCGCCACCGACTACATGCCGCTGGACCAGATCACGATCACCGAGCTCCCCACACCCACCGTGGAACCCGGCCAGGTGCTGATCAAGGTCGAGGCCGCGGCACTCAACCCGCTCGACCTGAAGCTGATCACCGGCGGGGCGAAGGACCTCTTCCCGGTCGAGCACCCGCTGGTGATCGGGATGGACGCGGCGGGCACCGTTGCCGAAGTGGGGGAGGGCGTTTCCGGATACGCGCCGGGTGATCCGGTGCTCGCCTTCACCGGGCAAGCGGGCGCCGTGGCCGAGTACACGGTGGCGTCACCCGGTCCCTTGCTCGCCCGGCGGCCTGCGGGCTTGAACAGCCTGCACGGCGCCGCCATCCCCGAATCGGGGCTCACCGCGGTCTGCCTGGTGCGCGCCGTCCGGCTCACGGAGGGCGAGAGCGTGCTGGTGGTCGGGGCGACCGGCGGCATCGGAATGTACGCCGTGCAGCTGGCCCACGCACTCGGGGCCCGTGTGATCGCCACGGCCGTCGCGGACGACGAGGAGTATGTGCGCGGCCTCGGCGCCACCGACACCGTCGACTACAAGAACGCTGATGTGGTGGAGCAGACCCTGCGCCTGGTGCCCGGCGGCGTTGATGTCGTCATCGACCTGGTCAACTCGGGTGAAGGACTCACGAACACCGCGCGTGCGGTCCGCCCGGGCGGCCGGCTGGTGTCGCCGCTCTTCGGGCCCGACGACCTGGGCCGCGACGTTTCGCCGGTCTACATCGGCTCCTTCCAGGCGGAGCCGGGCGATCTCGACGATCTGGCAGCCCGGGCGGCCGACGGGCGGCTGAAGGTGGAAATCGGTGCACGCCACGGGTTCGCGGACGCTGTACAGGCCGTCGCCGACTTCGCCGGGAAGCACATCCGGGGCAAGGTTGTCGTCACCACCTCATGA